CTCATAACTTAGCCATTGGAGTACTTACAGGTGTTGTATTAAGTGCGCTGTTCTTCGGAGCGAAAATATCAAAAGTTGATGTTAATTCAGAGCTTGCTGAAAATGGAAAGAAGAAAATATATTACGTGGAAGGACAGTTGTTTTTCGTATCGGTTACTGATTTTGTGGATGCTTTTGACTTTAAAGATGACGTAAAAGTAGTCGAAATTGATTTTACACGATCTCACCTATGGGACGATTCGGCGATTGGTGCGATAGATAAAGTAAAAATGCGCTATGAGCAAAATGGGATCACTGTCCAGTTGACGAATATGAATAAGGAAAGCTCACGCTTGATGAATCGCATAGGTGGATTATCTACAAAATCGGGTCATTAGATTAAATGTTATTTTAGATGAAAAATTATGGAGGTAACGAAATGTTTCTGAAGATATTACTAGCAGCAGATGGTTCTGAGCATTCTGTAAGAGCGGCAGAGCATACAGTTCGTTTAATAGCTGGCCAAGCAGAGGGGTTTGTCACGGTTGTCTACGCCGTAGACGGCTCTACGTCAAAATCTGATGTGCTGCACAACAATAGTGAAACTGAAATAGCCATCAGTCGTAAAGAAAAGCTTAAAAATGTTTTTGGAGTACTTGAGAGTGCTAATATAAAATATGAGCTGAAAATCATACATGGCGATCCTGGTGAGGCGATAACAGAATATGCAAACAAACAATATTTCGATTGTTTAGTGATAGGCAGTCGAGGTCTTAACCGCCTACAAAGCATGGTACTAGGTGGAGTTAGTCATAAAGTTGCTAAAAGAGCAAAGTGTCCTGTGATGATAGTAAAATAATGCACTAACAACATATAGCCTAGATTAACTGATTTAAAACAGTTAATCTAGGCTTATTTTTGTAACGCAGCACAATCTGGGGAGTATTGAATCTCATTTAGTACCACCCGTTATGGGTGGGTACATTTTAAAAATACTACCCCTTTCGTGTGTATTGCGTATTTATATAAAACGCTACACTTAGATTAAAAGTGTAAGGGGAGGTTAATGTAATGAATTTAATAAAAAGAAGTCTTTATACAAAAACAAAGTATTTGGTGGTTCCATTGCTACTGCTGACGCTAGTTTTTGCTGGGTGTGGTAATACATCGGAAACTGGTAATCCTGCTTCATCAACTGAACAATCTGCAAATGCTTCCGAAGGGCTAGTGTTAGAGCTTAGGGAGATAGGTTTTAGTCCAGCAAATTTAAGGGTTAACGACATCATCCTTAGCGCAATTCAAGAAGCTGGTGAAAAAATTGAAGTTGATAAGGACGGCAGATTCTCCATCGATTACTCAGGTGTAGTCTATGAGAGTAACACTGCTAAAGCAACGGTGAATCAACTTAAGATAAGTGGTCAAATTAGCAATACGGATTTTTCTAATGCAGGTGAGGGTGTAGGAGAAGGTACGATATATGCGGTTATAAATATTAATATAATCAGAGATATAAGTGGAGAAAAATATGTTGAGGATTTTACACATACAATCAATAGCGACTATAACCTAATCGCCGAGGCCTGGGCTGGTAGTGATGAAGAGCTTGTAATTATGCAGGCAAGTAGCACTGCAAAGCTAATAGGTACACAAGATACGATGGGGTTTACTGGAAAAGAAGTAGTAGCTATCGATAAAGAAGAGAATTTCAACGCAAATTATTACTTCCGAGTAAGAAGATAATGTTAACAAAGGAGAAGAGTCTGTAAACCGGTGGTGTATATATGATAAAGAATAAAGTAGTAGCTACGTTAATCTCTTTCATAATAATCATGGTTGTAGTGGCGCAACCAGTACTAAGTACAGAAGCTAGTGAAAGTGAACATGGCAAAGTTCACATATATTTTGATGAGAATTATAATATTACTGGGCCGATTACAACCAATCCAGAATATATTCCATTGCAGCATATGCTACTCTTATTGGATGAATTGATACCTCTTGACAAAGATTTTACAATTAATAAAGAGAACCATTTCTCTAATGAACAAACAGCTATGTACCCTAACTTGTCTGGGGAAGGGAGACTTGTATTAAAAGGGGTGGCCCAAATCCCTGAGGGGAGCAATCAGCCCGAAATTTCGGGAACATTCTTTTATACAGCAGAAGTGAATGCAGAATTATATTCAGGCGGGCACAAAAGACATCAAATTACATTAGAAGGAGATTTCATCTTTGACATTAATCCCAATAATCAGAGGGCTATATTATACATTGGACCATCTATAACGAATAATCCAGCAATAGAAACACTCTACACATCAACTACTTCAGGCACTGGTAATTTTCTTCAAGTACATGAGGAAACAAAGGAAAATACTCGAGCATACATGGTATATTTTCAATACGCTGTCTTAGCAGAAGAGGATGAGCATATAACGGAAATAGAAGAAGAGATGATAGAAGAGGAGAGTAATGAGCTAATAAAGCGCGATATAGGTAGCATCAGGCAACCTCGGCCTGATCAATTTGGCCCCCTCGCAGGACAGAATATATTATCAGGGGTACAATTTGATGATTTGTATGGAGAAGTTATGGTTTGGGACACTGATGATTGGGAAGATTCTTTCTCTGCTGGATTGAACGCGGAGATCTATGTTCATTCAGTTATTGTAACTGGACCGAACAGTGGAGCTAGATTGTCATTGCGAGATGGAACAATTTTTGTAATGGGCCCCAATTCTATGGTAACAGTTAGCGACGAAAGTGATGAAAATGGTAGGTTAGGTCTGCTGGTAGGGCACGTCATGATCAATGTCAGACAAATGCTTCGAGATGGTTCTATGGATATAGAAATGTCTGTGGCTGCTGCAGGAGCAAGGGGTACAATATTTGTTGTGGAAGAGACGGAAAATACATCCACGCTAAAGGTGCTGGAAGGAACAGTAGAATTTAAAACAATAAGGAATGAATCCTTTATATTAGAGTCTGGTCAGATGATAACTGCAACAGAGGAAGCAACAGGCAGTGTAGTAGGTTTTTCAATTGATGAGGAACTTAAGAACTGGCCGACTAAAACTGAAGAAGAAATTAGAGCAACCCTAATTGAAAAAGGAATTAACGTTGAAGTACAGCAAGATAGTGAGAAAGGGATACCTATTGTTATAATTACTATACCAATTTTAGCAGTAGCTATAGCTGGTTACATTTTTTATACGAAGAAGTAACATAACACAAAACTGAATTACTGAGAAAGGAATTATATTGCACTGTCATAAGACGGTGCTTTTATTTTTGATTAGACAATATTTTAGAAAGCCGATGAAGCGAATGTATGCTAAAAGCAATTTTTTTAAGACCATTTACAGAGAGACTAGCCAGCAAGTAAAACTATTAAAGTCATTTATTAAAAATAACAAAATAAATTTATTGACATTTTATGGGCGGGGTGTTATTCTACTGATGTGGAGTGTATAAAAAATGCACTATGTTAAAAATGACAGTTGTATTATTGGTGAAAAAGTCCACACAGATGCTACTATAAATAAGTATAAATCCGAATTTTACAGCTATTGGAGCGGGTGGATTTAATGGCTATGTAGTTCACGGATTTATTGAAAAAGATTTGTATGTCTTAGAAAGTATTGATGTTAATAATGCTACCTATGTTATTAGAGGAGATTGGGAAAACATCTCGAAGTTAACAAAGTCAGAAATACTTCAAAATAATCTGCACGAAAAAAGAATAATCCACAATGCAGAATGGTATTCTGCGATTAAAAATCTTCTGAAGTAAATTAATTGTCATGCATAGACACATGTCTTTGCATGACAACCTATTATTGAATCGAGGTGAACCAGTTTGTAT
This is a stretch of genomic DNA from Desulfuribacillus alkaliarsenatis. It encodes these proteins:
- a CDS encoding FecR family protein, giving the protein MIKNKVVATLISFIIIMVVVAQPVLSTEASESEHGKVHIYFDENYNITGPITTNPEYIPLQHMLLLLDELIPLDKDFTINKENHFSNEQTAMYPNLSGEGRLVLKGVAQIPEGSNQPEISGTFFYTAEVNAELYSGGHKRHQITLEGDFIFDINPNNQRAILYIGPSITNNPAIETLYTSTTSGTGNFLQVHEETKENTRAYMVYFQYAVLAEEDEHITEIEEEMIEEESNELIKRDIGSIRQPRPDQFGPLAGQNILSGVQFDDLYGEVMVWDTDDWEDSFSAGLNAEIYVHSVIVTGPNSGARLSLRDGTIFVMGPNSMVTVSDESDENGRLGLLVGHVMINVRQMLRDGSMDIEMSVAAAGARGTIFVVEETENTSTLKVLEGTVEFKTIRNESFILESGQMITATEEATGSVVGFSIDEELKNWPTKTEEEIRATLIEKGINVEVQQDSEKGIPIVIITIPILAVAIAGYIFYTKK
- a CDS encoding universal stress protein, with the protein product MFLKILLAADGSEHSVRAAEHTVRLIAGQAEGFVTVVYAVDGSTSKSDVLHNNSETEIAISRKEKLKNVFGVLESANIKYELKIIHGDPGEAITEYANKQYFDCLVIGSRGLNRLQSMVLGGVSHKVAKRAKCPVMIVK